A stretch of DNA from Curtobacterium sp. MCBD17_035:
CCGCGAGGGGCCGGGTGAACTACCCTGGGACGAGGATAATCGTTCCAGGAGTCCATGCTGTCCGCTTCGCACACCCCCACGCCAGGCCTCGGATCCGCACAGGGATCGGCTGCAGCCGCCCTCGACGACCGCTACGGTCGCACCCCGGGGCGACGCCGACGGTCCGTCCTCGTCGCGGTCGCCGCGGCGATCGTCATCGTGGTCGTGTTCACGGTCTGGGTCATCTGGGCCGGTCCCGGCCAGACCGACCACGGCCTCGACTCCGAGGACGTCGGGTACCACGTGCAGTCGGACCGTGCGACGCTCGTGCACTCCCAGGTGTCCGTCGACCCCGGCAACCGCGTCGACTGCGCCGTGCAGGTGCTCGACAAGTCGTTCACCATCGTCGGGTGGAAGGTCGTCGACCTGCCGGCGAGCACCC
This window harbors:
- a CDS encoding DUF4307 domain-containing protein, whose translation is MLSASHTPTPGLGSAQGSAAAALDDRYGRTPGRRRRSVLVAVAAAIVIVVVFTVWVIWAGPGQTDHGLDSEDVGYHVQSDRATLVHSQVSVDPGNRVDCAVQVLDKSFTIVGWKVVDLPASTQRTTSIDTVVKTSSRGVTGLINTCWIP